The nucleotide sequence TATAAATATTTTGGAGCCAAGGGATTAGTGCTTATGGCAAAGAATTTCTATGCACTGGATGACGCGTATCAGGCAACCTATATTCTGGAAAGTGTGATCAAGAACTTTACAGATTATCCCGATGTGGTCGATGACGCTAAAGCAGAACTCGCCGTGATCAAATCGGCCGAATCCAAGACCAATTCGTCTGTAGAAACCGACGGAAATTAATATTCATCAATCAGATTTAAATCTAATATATATGAACATATTGCCCATATGTAATTGTAAGCTTTATAGGAATTTAAAAAATATGCTTAACCTCAATAGTATTGTGAAAAATTATAACAAAAGCGGTATACTGATATTGCTGTTAGTGTTATTTCAATATTCTGGAGTAATGGCTCAGGAAGAAGATCTGGGCACCGAAGTGGTAAACATTGTAAAACCATATACTCCTACGATCTCCGATGCTTTTAAAGTAAAAGAAACGCCCGAACTCAACGATTCGTTAACCACTCAGAAAAAAGAAGTGAACTACAATATTTTTTCTGTACCGGTAGCGTCCACGTTTACTCCTGCAAAGGGAAAGGCGGCTACTGTAGAAAAGGCAAAACCCATAAAATTATACGACAATTATGCGACGCTCGGTTTTGGAAATTATACCAGTATTTTGGGAGAGTTGTTCAGTAATTTTGATATCAGTCGTACCGATAACGCCGGATTCTTTTTTAAGCACAATTCATCCCAAGGGGATATAGACGGAGTTCGAGTTGAGAATAAATACTATGACACCAGTCTCGATGGAAACTACACCAGCAGGCAGCGGGATATGACCTATCGTGCCGAAGCCGGTGTGGAACATCAACTTTTTAACTGGTACGGAATAAGTCCGAATTACGATACCGTCCCTGATGAATTTATAAATGACTTAGAACTGAAACAAACCTATCTCAGCGGATATGTTGGCGGAAGCATCGCTTTAGACAATTCCTTTTTTGAGCGTGCTGCGGTACAGGTTCGCTATCTGTCCGATTCGTTCTCTTCTTCAGAATTAAATGTTACCGCCAAACCCGAGTTTTCGTTTCCCTTAACCGATTTTACCTTAACGGTAGACGGGGAAGTAGATTATTTAAGCGGAAGTTTCGACCGCATGTATTTTAGTGCACAAGGTATCAATTACAGTGTTCTGAATGCAGGGGTGTCACCTTCCATCGTTTATGTAAATGAAGACCTTACCATTTCACTTGGAGTTGCAGGTTTTATTAGTTTGGATACCGAAAACAGCGCTTCCGAATTTAATCTGTATCCGCGAATTAATCTCTCTTATCGACTGGTGGATGAATTGCTTATTGCTTATGCCGGAGCCGACGGCGGATTGCGACAGAACACCTATTACAATTTTAAAGAGGAGAATCCCTTTGTGTCGCCTACCTTACAGATCATGCCAACCAGTGAATTATACGATGGATTTGCAGGACTAAAAGGGAAGTTGTCGAATTCTGTTGGGTATAATGTTCGCGCTTCCTACGGAAAGGAAAATGATAAAGCGCTTTTTGTGATAAATCCCACCTTTCAGGGAAATACGCCTACTCAGGGTTATGAGTATGGTAATTCCTTCGGAATTCAATACGACGATGTAAATACCTTATCGCTATTTGGAGAATTGAAAGTTGAAGTATCTGAAGTATTTTCATTGGGTGTGACCGGAGAATACTTTAGTTATAAGACCGCTAACGAGCTTGAAGCCTGGAACTTACCGGATATCAAAGCTTCTATCTTTACCAATTTCAATATCACCGAACAACTCTATGGAGGTGCTTCTATTTTTTATATAGGGGAACGCAAAGCCCAGCCTCTGGTATTCGGACCTTTTATTGAACCCAATCCGGAAGGGATCACTTTAGACAGCTATCTGGATGCGAATGTACATTTGGGTTATCGAATAAATGATCGCTTATCGGTCTTTGCTAAGGGAAGTAATTTGTTGGGTGATAATTACGAAAAGTGGGTTAATTATCCCGTTCAGGGTATACAGGCCTTGTTGGGAGCTACTTATAAGTTCGATTGGTAATAATTAAAAAGGCCTATTTTTATAAAAATCATTGATTTGAAAAGATTGCTTGTTATTTTCGGTTTTGCCGTTCTTACCCTTACCACTTCCTGTGTAAAGGATACCTATAATTTTGACGATGCATTGAAAGGGAGCTGGAATCTGGTGCAGGTTAGCGGTGGCCTTGCTGGCTTAGATGAGCAGATAGCGCCCGGAAAGGTGTCCTGGACCTTCGATGGTTCGGGTGAAATTATTGTAAACAATACTGTTGGTGTGAACCAAGGAGGGGTTCTGGAATCGGGAAAATTTGACTATAATGTGATTAACAGTAATGGAAATACATTTTTAGTGATTGAAAATAATGAGTTTGGGATTTATACCATACAGAACGGTGAATTGAGAATGGATGAAGCCTTTACTTCAGATGGCGTAGGAAAACTGGATGGTTTTAAATTATTCTTCCAGCGATAGACTTAGTGACCATTTCAACGTTTTATAAATTGGCACACTTAAATAAGTGTGCTTTTCTTATTTTTACCAAAAACCACCCAAGATGAAACACCTTGCTCTTCTACTATGTATATTAGCCACAATCTCTTGTGCTCCTGACAAGACTTCGGCAGATCTTCTCGTTAAAAACGCGACTATTTATACGGTTAATGCAACCTTCGATACGGCTAATGCCTTTGTCGTTAAAGATGGTAAGATCCTCGAGATAGGTAAAAAGCCCGAACTCGAACTTAAATACAAAATTAGAGAGACCTATGATGCCAAGGGTCAGACCATTGTTCCCGGATTGATTGATGCTCACGCCCATTTATACAATCTGGGAGTTACGAAACAGCAGGTTGATCTTGTAGGGACTACCAGTTTCGATGAAGTACTGGAACGGGTGATTGCTTTTCAAAAGGAAAAGAACAGTGCGTTTATTCTCGGTCGGGGATGGGATCAGAACGATTGGGATATAAAACAATTTCCGAATAAAGAGGCATTGGATTCGTTGTTTCCGGACACGCCGGTCGCACTTACACGTATCGACGGACATGCATTACTTGTAAATACCAAAGCGCTGGAATTGGCCGGAATAACTTCAGAAACAAAAATAGATGGAGGAGAAGTCATTCTTGAAAACGGTGAACCTTCAGGAATCCTTGTGGATACCCCAATGAAATTGGTGTATGATGTAGTTCCAAAGCGAACCCACGAATTTAATACCACTGCATTAAAAGATGCTGAAGCATTATGCGTAGCGATGGGCCTTACCACAGTTAATGATGCCGGACTGGGTAAAAAAATCATCGAACTTATTAATGAACTTCAGGAAAATGAAGAAATGGATCTAAGAGTGTATGCCATGATAAGTAGTGGTGCACCCGATTTAGATACTATGCTTAAATCGGGTATACTAAAAACCGATCGGCTGAATGTTCGTTCGGTAAAGGTATATGCCGATGGGGCACTCGGATCTCGTGGCGCTGCTATGAGAGCACCCTATAGTGACCAGCCCGGACATTTTGGAGCTATGATTACCCCTATGGAAGGTTTGGATTCGTTAGCACGGAAAATTGCGGCTGCTAACTTTCAAATGAACACGCATGCCATTGGAGATTCAGCAAATGTTTCGGTGATTAGAGCCTATGAAAAAGCGTTGAAAGGGAAGAATGATGCACGTTGGAAAATTGAACACGCTCAAATTGTGAGTCAGGAGGATCTCAATAAATTTTCACGAAATATAATTCCTTCGGTACAACCTACTCACGCCACCAGTGACATGTACTGGGCAGAAGACAGGGTGGGGCCGGATCGTATAAAAGGTGGTTATGCCTACAGAACATTACTTGACCATGCCGGAATCATTGTCCTGGGTACCGATTTTCCTGTAGAAGCGGTAAATCCCATGCATACCTTCTACTCGGCGGTAGCCAGAAAGGATTTGAAAAACTTTCCCGAAGGGGGTTATCGTATGGAAGAGGCACTAACCCGTGAAGAAGCCCTTAAGGGGATGACTATTTGGGCCGCCTTTTCAAATTTTGAAGAAAACGAGAAAGGCAGTATTGAACCCGGAAAATTTGCAGATTTTGTTGTTCTGGATCGTGACATTATGACCATTCCGGAAGATAGTATTCCGAAGACAAAAGTACAAGCGACATTTATTAACGGAAAAAAGGTCTATTCGGTCACCGAAGAAAAATAATAGTGAGTCGTGAGAATTTAGTAGTTGTTCTTATTTTTACACCTAACACCTAACACCTAACACCTAACACCTAACACCTAACACCTAACACCTAACACCTAACACCTAATCCATTACTTCCCGCCCTTCGCTTGCAGATCGGCAAGGCATAATTCATCCAGAGGAGGTATATCTCCTTTTACCGGATTTGGAATGGTCCCGGGATTTGTACTGGCGAAATACATTAAGCATTCTTCAACTACGCAATGTTTGTTATTGTCGGGGTCTTCGTGGTCACTGTGAATATCATCCCCCTGAATGTTCACGAGCCCCAAAAGATGTCCAAATTCATGCCGTAAGGTAGTGGCTTCCACCAGGAAGAAATCCCCTAAATTCAGGTTTTGTATGGTTTCTTCGTAAATAACGATAGAGGTGTTTTGATACGCAGTACCTAAGGTAACCGAATTAGCCGTATCATTCGAAGAACTGCCGTTAGCAAAGAACACATAGACCGCTATTTCATCCCCAACGGTATATCGGGTCCTGTTATTGGCTTCAATCTCACGAATTTCCTGAATGCTGAATGGCTTCCCCTGGGGGGCGTCGATCACAGTTTCTACTATGGAAATTCCATCAGGTTTGTTGAGTCGGTCGTTTAAGAAAATTTCAAAACTGTCTATGGTGAGCTGCTGCGGACGATAGCCGTTAGCATAAACAATTTCGACGACAATACTGGTATACTCATCATCCGAAAGTAGATCTTCTGCAGACGTTCCCAATGCTTTTAGATTCTCTGCCCTTGGATCTTCCATGGGGCCACCATCATCACTTTTACAGGAAAGAATTAATAAAAAGGATAAAAATAAGAGAGCGAATCTTAGCGGGGCTTTTCTCATAGTATTATTTTTGTATTTTTAGCAAACATAACTTTTAATTGGGCATTATGAAAATTGGATATTTATTTTTAACGCTTTTTTTGGCGATTTGTTTTTCAACTTCGGCGCAGTCTGATGCGTTCGAGGCGGGGATCATTAATTATTTAGACAATAGTGGAATTCGCGCCCAATATGACCAAGCTTATGAAGAAATGTTCCTGGTTCTTGCAAAAAATTTCAGAAATACAGAGATCATGGAAGAAGATTGGACTACCATTCGCGAAGACAAGGACAAAACGATCGATCAGGCAATGGTCTTACTCACTTCAGCGTATAAAAAGCACTTTTCCAAAGAGGATATTGCTGCAATGACCGACTTTTACGGTAGTGAGGCAGCAAAACAACAGCGACAGGACCCAACTGCTCTAACTGTAGCGCAGCAGGAGGAGATCAACGGTTTTTACGATGGAAAGGTTGGGCAAAAAATAGAAAATGCTAAGACTGTGTTGGCTTCAGACCTTACCAGGATCTCGGAACAATGGGCAAGAGAACTTTTTGGATCAAAAATGACCCAATTGGTTAAGATGGGCTATCGCAATCAACAGTAATCCTGGCGAGATAATCGTAGTTTTCACCCCGCGTTATTACCTCAAATTTTAGGCCTTCAGAAGTACATATTTCCTCAAAACGTAGTTCATCCAGGTACAACCAGAAAAATGGGGGAGAGGATACGCCCTTGTAGGTCATGGTAAATTCAAGTTCACCATAATAACGATCTGCCGGTACCCACAACCCTCCTTCCTCATTTCTATCATACATATATTGAAGATCACTCGAATCTATAAGGATTTGACCGTTTTTAGCCAACAATGACTTCACATGCTGAAGGTACTCCGGAATATTCTCAAGCGTTTCAAAAATGCCCGTTCCGTTCATTAACAACAGTATAGTATCAAAGTCTTTGTCTTTAAACTGAAGCAGCTCAGTGTGCCGTACATCCTTTAGCCCTCTGCGTTGACAAACTTCAACTGCTCCCGGTGAAGTATCAATGGCTGTAACCTCCATTCCTTTATTCTGAAGGTACAGCGAATGACTTCCGGTACCGCAGCCTACATCGAGGATCCTTCCCTTTGAAAGTTGTAATGCTTTTTGTTCCAGAGGAGGCATTTCAGAATAACTTCTAAAGAGATAGGGAAGTGGTAAGACATCTTCTTCGCTGATATTCGTTTCCGTTATGATATCTTCAGTATACTTTCCGTGGAAATAATCCAACAGAGCTCGTCCATATATGTCGTTCATATGCGCATCGGGTTAATGGTTGCGGGGTATAGGTTACAGGTTACAGGTTGCATGTTACGGGTTACAGGATTTTTCTTTACACTTCGTTCGATGAGTTGCTTACAGCATACTGGTTACTGTATACAGGCTATTACTTATTCGTTGTTTTCTACTCCTAATTCCTAATTACTATTTACTCAAAATTCATTACTAGTTCCTAAATCCGTAATTTTACGCCATGGAAGACATCCTGAATGAACTCCCTCAACGGGCTAAAGATACATATAAGGAGAATAAAAAGTTCTTCGGAAAGCTTCGGAAAAAGCCGCCAAAAAATCTGGATACGCTCATGGTAGAGCTGCATGAAGCCGAGTTTGAGCGGACCGATTGCTTAACATGCGCCAACTGCTGTAAGACCACAGGGCCATTATTTACCAACAAGGATATTGAACGTATAGCAAAGCACTTTAAAATGAAGCCTCAAAAATTCGTTGAATCCTATTTAAAGGTTGATGAGGAGAATGACCATGTATTGCAGCGTGTACCCTGTACTTTTTTGGGAGCAGATAATTTCTGCAGTATTTATGATGTGCGCCCAAAGGCCTGCCGCGAATTTCCACATACCGATAGAAAAAAATTTCAGCAGATCTCGAACCTTACCTTAAAGAATGTGGCGATTTGCCCTGCGGCATTTAATATAGTGGAAGAAATGAAGCGGCGAATTAAATAACAATACGCACACCTAAACTAAAGGAAATATAAGTTGCTCCGTTAAAAAATGTTTTCAATTCCGACGGACTTTCAATATTCAAAAAATCCCTTCGGAAAGCCAACTCACCATAAGCACCAATGTGTCTTGAAAAGTGATATCCCATACTTGGTGCCACCGTTAAACTCCCTCCCGAATCACTAAAATCGAAATTTTTCCCGCTATTTTTATATTTTACAAATCCGTAGCCCAAAGCTACTGTGCCACGCCAATTCGTGTCGTTTAAAACCTGATATCCAATCATCGGGCCAATACTGTTAATATCGGCTCCGGTATAATTGCCCACCAGTTGCGGATCCACAACATCGGCGTGAAAATGATTAAAATTCACACCCAGAAGGACAGGTGAATCGAAAATATTTACCATAAAGGCCACTTCAACACCGGCATCCTGTTTTAAAGCCTTATTTGCAAAGTTATCACCCATAACAAGAGGAACATACAATCCTACCTTAAACACTCCGAAATGATCATCCTGCACCCAGTCTGAAGAGTTGCTATCTTCCTCTTCTATCTCTTGCCCGGAAGTTAATAGCACGGAGAACAGACACAAACAAAACAGTATTTTTTTAATATTCAAATTCATAGGTCGTGGTTGCTTCGGTCAATTCAATAAGAATGATTTGAGGTGGTTCATTATTCAGCTCGTAAGTAAATCGAACCGTAGTATTTAATAGTGAAGGTACTTCTGTTTCAAAATTGGTTTGATTGTCGTTCAAGGTTCCGGAAATTATCTTATCCTCATAACAATCTTCAGAATTAGGAATATTGGTATCTATAAAGAAGAACGAACATTCACTGCTTATGTATTCCAGTGAGAAATCCAAAACATTCTGATCCGGAGAGGTTTTTGTTATTTTAAAATCGAGTGTTGCTAATTTCCGTAAAACCACTTGATCAAGGTTGTAACGCTCTTCGAACGAGCTGTCACCATAAACATAGGTTACGCGGCTGTATGGAGAACCCTCTGTTCTGTTGATCGCGATCCTGAAATCATCATACCCGGTTCTCAGGGTAGTAAAATTGAAAAACCCATTGGACTCACTGCGGGATTCACCCAATACAAGATCCTCAGAGATCACCTGAATTTTGATGTCACTTAGTGGATTATTGTTTCCGTCGACAATTAAACCACTCACAGAGGAGCGCTGATCGTTTTCAACTTCTTCTTCACACTGAAAAGCACACAGCACGAATAGAAGTAGAAGATAAAGTACTTTCTTCAATCTGCAAATTTTAAGGGAAGATACAAAAATAGTCTCGCCGTAAAGGTGTTTTTAAGCGTTTAGGATATTAGCCGGGAAATTTTAAATACAATTAATTAATGCCCAATTATTTATAAAGCAGATATTTTTTCCTCATGGCGTCATAAGCATCCAGATCACGTAGCCAGGTGGCCCGTATTTCGGGATAGGTA is from Constantimarinum furrinae and encodes:
- a CDS encoding TonB-dependent receptor, producing the protein MAQEEDLGTEVVNIVKPYTPTISDAFKVKETPELNDSLTTQKKEVNYNIFSVPVASTFTPAKGKAATVEKAKPIKLYDNYATLGFGNYTSILGELFSNFDISRTDNAGFFFKHNSSQGDIDGVRVENKYYDTSLDGNYTSRQRDMTYRAEAGVEHQLFNWYGISPNYDTVPDEFINDLELKQTYLSGYVGGSIALDNSFFERAAVQVRYLSDSFSSSELNVTAKPEFSFPLTDFTLTVDGEVDYLSGSFDRMYFSAQGINYSVLNAGVSPSIVYVNEDLTISLGVAGFISLDTENSASEFNLYPRINLSYRLVDELLIAYAGADGGLRQNTYYNFKEENPFVSPTLQIMPTSELYDGFAGLKGKLSNSVGYNVRASYGKENDKALFVINPTFQGNTPTQGYEYGNSFGIQYDDVNTLSLFGELKVEVSEVFSLGVTGEYFSYKTANELEAWNLPDIKASIFTNFNITEQLYGGASIFYIGERKAQPLVFGPFIEPNPEGITLDSYLDANVHLGYRINDRLSVFAKGSNLLGDNYEKWVNYPVQGIQALLGATYKFDW
- a CDS encoding amidohydrolase; the protein is MKHLALLLCILATISCAPDKTSADLLVKNATIYTVNATFDTANAFVVKDGKILEIGKKPELELKYKIRETYDAKGQTIVPGLIDAHAHLYNLGVTKQQVDLVGTTSFDEVLERVIAFQKEKNSAFILGRGWDQNDWDIKQFPNKEALDSLFPDTPVALTRIDGHALLVNTKALELAGITSETKIDGGEVILENGEPSGILVDTPMKLVYDVVPKRTHEFNTTALKDAEALCVAMGLTTVNDAGLGKKIIELINELQENEEMDLRVYAMISSGAPDLDTMLKSGILKTDRLNVRSVKVYADGALGSRGAAMRAPYSDQPGHFGAMITPMEGLDSLARKIAAANFQMNTHAIGDSANVSVIRAYEKALKGKNDARWKIEHAQIVSQEDLNKFSRNIIPSVQPTHATSDMYWAEDRVGPDRIKGGYAYRTLLDHAGIIVLGTDFPVEAVNPMHTFYSAVARKDLKNFPEGGYRMEEALTREEALKGMTIWAAFSNFEENEKGSIEPGKFADFVVLDRDIMTIPEDSIPKTKVQATFINGKKVYSVTEEK
- a CDS encoding membrane metalloprotease; the encoded protein is MRKAPLRFALLFLSFLLILSCKSDDGGPMEDPRAENLKALGTSAEDLLSDDEYTSIVVEIVYANGYRPQQLTIDSFEIFLNDRLNKPDGISIVETVIDAPQGKPFSIQEIREIEANNRTRYTVGDEIAVYVFFANGSSSNDTANSVTLGTAYQNTSIVIYEETIQNLNLGDFFLVEATTLRHEFGHLLGLVNIQGDDIHSDHEDPDNNKHCVVEECLMYFASTNPGTIPNPVKGDIPPLDELCLADLQAKGGK
- a CDS encoding DUF2059 domain-containing protein, with protein sequence MKIGYLFLTLFLAICFSTSAQSDAFEAGIINYLDNSGIRAQYDQAYEEMFLVLAKNFRNTEIMEEDWTTIREDKDKTIDQAMVLLTSAYKKHFSKEDIAAMTDFYGSEAAKQQRQDPTALTVAQQEEINGFYDGKVGQKIENAKTVLASDLTRISEQWARELFGSKMTQLVKMGYRNQQ
- a CDS encoding class I SAM-dependent methyltransferase, translating into MNDIYGRALLDYFHGKYTEDIITETNISEEDVLPLPYLFRSYSEMPPLEQKALQLSKGRILDVGCGTGSHSLYLQNKGMEVTAIDTSPGAVEVCQRRGLKDVRHTELLQFKDKDFDTILLLMNGTGIFETLENIPEYLQHVKSLLAKNGQILIDSSDLQYMYDRNEEGGLWVPADRYYGELEFTMTYKGVSSPPFFWLYLDELRFEEICTSEGLKFEVITRGENYDYLARITVDCDSPS
- a CDS encoding YkgJ family cysteine cluster protein gives rise to the protein MEDILNELPQRAKDTYKENKKFFGKLRKKPPKNLDTLMVELHEAEFERTDCLTCANCCKTTGPLFTNKDIERIAKHFKMKPQKFVESYLKVDEENDHVLQRVPCTFLGADNFCSIYDVRPKACREFPHTDRKKFQQISNLTLKNVAICPAAFNIVEEMKRRIK
- a CDS encoding porin family protein, whose translation is MNLNIKKILFCLCLFSVLLTSGQEIEEEDSNSSDWVQDDHFGVFKVGLYVPLVMGDNFANKALKQDAGVEVAFMVNIFDSPVLLGVNFNHFHADVVDPQLVGNYTGADINSIGPMIGYQVLNDTNWRGTVALGYGFVKYKNSGKNFDFSDSGGSLTVAPSMGYHFSRHIGAYGELAFRRDFLNIESPSELKTFFNGATYISFSLGVRIVI